The stretch of DNA TTTCTATAGCATTAAAATAAGCATATTGCATACTATGGTGTCGTTTgctaatatttttgttttttaattttttaatcacaaaatgaaagaaattttttttttttaaaaaaaattatttttgaaaaacaaaaatgcgttctgtaaccacttttgtttttcaattttaaaaacagaaaacaaatgtgtgttctgtaaaatttatttttatttttattttttgattttatttaagtcgggtctgtCCGGGGTCAGATTCGGGTTCACGTCAAAAGTCGAgttcagcgccagggccgtggggaggagatttgggtctgggtctggtcgtaatccaaaagattaattaagaaaagaaactgtttaaaaaaatattgaaagtgattttttttgtttttaaaattttgatttctaattataaaattgaaaagtaaaaacagttttatcgaacatgtttttgaaaaaaaaaaagaaaattcacttttctacttttaaaaataaaaaactaattaaaaaagtgttaccaaacgccacctatatTAATTCTCAACTACTTGTTAATACAAAGTCACCAACAACCattcaaagaaaaagaaatataatttattggagagtcaaattataattaactcAAGTGTGAGAACAGAAACTCCATCACAAATAGTACCAAAAACAATATGATCACTTGCTAGAGCTGAAAACTTCAGTGTACATTTCGTTCAAATAACAAATGTGTACTTGGATTAATAATTACAATCCAAAACTTTAGATGcacaataacaaataaaaataaaggtgTCCACTGCCACCAATAAAATGGTCCAAATCAAGCAGAGAGTATAGCCTAACATTATAattcaaaacaataaaataaaagggtTAATTGTCAATAAAGGTTCACATTAAAGCATAACTTCTCTGCTATACCACAATCACTGGAGGAGAACAAGTTCAGTTGAGATTTAACATCAAATTTCCAATGAGACAAAAAACAACTTTTTAACCACAGTTGTATTGGAAAAAACTCCTAGTTTGTTGTAGGCATCTCTGTTCTAGCAAACTCATCAACCCAAACAATCAAAACACTAAAAGGATGATACCTTTTTTTTACCATGCCAATATCTCCTAGTGAGATGGTTGGtgccaaatatttttttttcacattggAATTACATACCTTATTCCTTTTGCTTCTCTTAGTCAATAGGCTCGTCCTTTATCTTTCCCCTGTAAATTATATCTTTTAATGAGTTTTATCACCCTTCTTTAGGCATTTGATCAGCAACAACAGGACCTTGTTGATGATGCTTCTAAAGCTCTTTCATATACATAGGATATTATTGAGTTAAGAAAGCACAACATACAAAATCTTCCTATTGTGAAGGAAAGCAATCCTAAATATGAggtagaaattaaaaattaacatCATCATAAATCTGTATAAAATTAATATCGCATACTGCTTTCATCTATATATAAATCTGTATAGTATAAAGGGAAAAGATATTGCGGGGTTTTTTTGCATGATATTTCATATTATCTTCCATATATATAACACAATAAGTacattctaatatttaaattaatatgagTAAAAAAAATACCTAACTTCTAATCAAGTAGAACAATACATGATGGATATGCAAGTATGGATATGCATGATAGATTGTGTTTGGTATCTTTCTTTATTAGCTAGGATTTCGCCTCGCATGTGACAAGGGTCATGATCATAATTCCAAAAAACTGACAATAGGTAATCTTTATAGATAAAAAGCGTAGCCATTGACACTTTATAACATTCCAGATTCTAAACTTAACATTCCAATTTCTAATCATAAACCGTGTCTGGCTGAAATTTAAACATCTCCTGTTTTCTTCAAACACTTCACTATATAGTAGGGtagaatgaaaaaatatttattttccttTTCTAGACCAGTAAGGACAAAACAAGCCCAAAAGAAAATCAAGTTTATGACAGTAGAAACCGAATAAAAATTGATATCTCAGAAAATATAATCAATTAGCATCACTAACCTGCACCCCAATATGAATATCCAAGGGTCAATGTATAAGGAACTACATCAATTTCGTACAATCCTCTCAGCTCCTCAAGTTTATCATTGGGGATCTCAGATAAATCTGCCTCAAAAGCAAATAATACATACATAAATTTTGCAACCAATGATCATGTTATCTAAAACAAATAATTTACAAGCAAATTTTGTTAATGTCACCACGTGATTTATCCATTTTAAAAATTGACTCATCTgctttatttgataaattaacTTTGACTACAATTTAAGAATTAACCACGAGCAACCAGCCAAGCTCAATGATGATTAATACCATGAACTAAAATTAGCATTTTGGCTCTTTACTACAGTAACTACGAACTAAATAAACAATTACATAGACCCAACAATACCATGAAACCTCAAGAATCTCTACAGATGGAGCtcatattcattttatttttatgaaagaaACAATTGTTACAGATGACCAATGAACCTTTAAAACAAgttaaacataataataaaaaaaaaaaaatctaaacgaACTTCAGAGGCAGAGTAATACTTTacttcttttttaattatttgtatgtatatatatatatatatatattgttttgtgTGGTTAGGAaccaataataattttattatattttaattttttggtagGGGTTGTGAGTTCTTTACTCAGATCAACCTCCATACTGTTAAGAATGTCCAGAAAATCCATACAATAACTGTTAAGAAcactaaaaaatcaaaatcaaacatTCTATCTCACGCTTGGTAGGCTTTTCCTGTAATGCATTCAACACATTTGATCACATAAAATccattaatttcacaaatgaaAAAAACCAAATAAATCTCTTTTTTCAAAACACTCTATTTGATAATATTAGGCAATAAAATCAATTCTTCTTGATCACTTAACAGTTACAAAAAGAGCAATTAAGAGTAAAAGTAGGAGACCTTAACAGGAGGTTGTTGAGGTGGAGAAGCAGAGTCATCAAACAATTTATTCATGCGACTCATAAAGTCTTTGTTCCATATAAACTCGTCAGAGGTTATAGGGTCTTCTCCTTCACCTCCCCCGTACTTGCGAAGTTTAGTGCTGGTCGGTGGTCCACCATACTCGCCCGGAGCCATCCCAGTGGACCATTTCACGGCCTTCTTGTTGGGCAAATTAACTTTGGTCTGTCGTGGGTCTGGCACAGCTGGGTTTGCAGAATCCGGAGAGATGGGTGTTGCTGATAAAGTAACTGTAATGCAATACTTGAGAACTGCCATCGTCAAGGAACGCGAGTTCAAGCAACTCGTTCCATACCACGGAGCGTAGAACTTGACGAAACACTAATAAGAACCCAATCGatcaatacaaaaaaaataaataaataaaaatccatACCATGGAGAGTGAAATGGAGGAGTCGGTGGAAGGAAGCTTTGGTTCGTCGGGGTTCGCCGGGCTGTTGATTTCGACGATCTGCGATTGGGAGTGGAATGGAAGGGAGATCTGCGATTGGGAGTGAGAATGGAAGGGAAGTGAGAAGGAAACGATTGAGATgagatagattttttttttaaaatttttttataagaatAATAAGTTAACGGCGTTAAAAGAAAAcatttaaaaaagttaaaaattgtTCTTTTGGcgttaaaaaaaaagaagaatcgttaaaccaagaattgccgttagatagacacttttaatatataaagatattgtTGTGTGCGGAAGCCAAAACTATATCTAAGTGGTAAAATATAAACACACAAAATTATGTAGTTCGACAATTTGCGTATTTCACATAAAGTCGTTGATATTATTAAACTAAGTAGAAAATATCCAGAATATAGATACATATTTCCTAGTAATAATATCTCTAAACTGgcatttggttggaggtaatgaaatggaatggaatggaaagaaaacaatttttattccattcctttgttcggttgcattttaaagtattggaatagcattccaatggaatgctctttccaccattttggtggaatggctattccattttaaaaagaaaggaatgaccattccaatgtaataagaaaaaaaatttaatgatttttttatcaatttcttttatgtattttaaattttattccattccattcctatttctattctcattcccattcccattcctatattttcattcctctcaACCAAACGCTGTGTTTCTCAAAATGTTTCTTCAAACTCACTAAATTATTTGTCAAATTTGGATATCCAAATGCTCCCTCTCTCAGATTTTTCATTGAACCCGTTGCACTAAGTTGCACCCCAATTTGCAAATGCTCTTCAAAGAGCtctgtatttatatataataataagagaTAGTTCATCTTCCAACCATATGTAATTAATGAGAGGTAGCTCAACTTTCAATCACATGTAATAAATGAGAGAGCATAAGTCAATAGCTATTATATAGCTTCATTGACAAATGTGACAAATAATAAGAGCATCTTTAATGGGAGGCAACATCTATAGTTTCCAAAAGTAACACATCatcacaaaaaatttaattttttttattatttttcctcATTCACATAAGATTTGGTACTTTTTTCTACAAAATCTGCGCCAATAGTTGACAACTCCAAAAGTTGTCCTACATATtatatctaaaatattaaattaagggAAATTTGCAGTAAAACTCCCTAAAAAGTTCATGTTGATATAGATTAATCACAAATCTCCAAAAATAGCAGCAATAGTCCTCATGGTGATATTTTTTGTAAGTCCGCTAGTCCTAAATTTAACTAATCTGTTAACTTATTTATAACTTCTACGTGTTGCAATTGGTCCaactaataattttaaattaaaaaaaatacattttaaaatcaattttttttcttttttaacttttttttttcctccagTGACCTCTCCCTTTACTgaattttttctcaaattttatCCTCCCATGGCTATGGAAGAAGTGTGGAAACACATTAAGTCTTTAAGCCCTAACTCTTAACTCCTAAGTCCCAAATGTCTCTCTGTGCTGGGATGTTTTCTTGCTGCTAACGAAGTCTCACCGTTGAAAATGGAGGACACCATGGGACTCCTCGTCGTTCTCTGGAGTCAAGGCCACCGTGGCCTTCTTCGGGTTTCAAACCACGAGCTCTGAGTTTTTTGAAGCTCCCTTTGTCGCAATCCCCGTTAAGAGCTGTTGGCATAGAAACTTTTGGGTCCGATCTAATCGTGTTGGAGATCCATTgagtataataattttttaaaaaatgatgtACTTGCAAAGATCTTTCAGATCTCATCGATGGATTTTTGCAAGCTTCGTCGTTGACAGTAGATGGCCACCATGCACGGTGGAACTCCGGTGAGCTTGGGGACAAAGGTATGGAAAGGGATGTGGGTGTGGGTGTGGATGCGAGTGCGGGTCGAGGTGTGGCTGGAGAAAGAAGATGAAGTGGGGGTGATATGGCTGGAGGAAGAAAATTAAGTGGGGGTGATGCAGCTGGACGTAGAAAATGAAGTGAGGGTAGGGGTGGTGTGGCTGAACGTAGAAGTCGATGGagaaaaaaacgaaaaaagaaaaagaaaaaaaaatgattttcaactatatatattttttaagttaaaattattattaataaaattattatttggacTAATAATATTTCAACACGTGGAAATTTGAATAAGTTAACAGATCACTTAAATTTAGGACTAACGGACTTACAAAAAAATCAATCTTGAGGATTATTGCCGCTATTTTTGAAGGTTAGGGACTAATCTGCATCAACATGAACTTTTTAGGAACTTTTGCTGAAAATTTCCCTTAAATTAATGAAGTTTCTAcgtaaaaataacttttatttataaaaaaatagaaaaaagaaaagaaaagatgaCATGACCATTGTCTCTTTTAGGTAACACTCAACATCTATATTCTCAAAATTTGTCTTGAAAGTTGAACCGCATTGTATATGTGGTAAGACCACCCAATGGGCAACCCCCATTGGAGATGTTCTAAGTTCCAAATctctttattattaaattattgttgggttttataccttaaataaaattctatttcaatgtaatctctattattcaatatcaataaagaaacagaagtattttcatcactcatttgtgtgtcatttagttcatgttatcatttacttgtttatttgatttataaattcatccaaacccttatcacatttatgttcttgtttattatgtcgtcagcacagtggaaagtaatttaaattatgtgattaaatatattcctagatttattagtacacagggtttaactgatatgtcaatctacaacatagtttacttgcaccttggataagtgctatgttcttttcagggcattggttaaagtaaagcttgggttgggtgcatggagtacgCATCAGAaggaaccgatattgaactttgatttagatatattaaacttaccgtaatatctatgcaattcaatatcacctagttgatcctagatcaaatgatcttaatcctgatatggttaggttcaatctcaggagtatgacacatgttctttgatttgttagttaagcctacttttggttcagggtgatacgtacatttttggaacatggtagtacaattgagtgggagcgctaaacatagatatggaatctatagcttctatctagcaaatagaagtgaaatgataattttcttcgagcttggttaaatagagataaatggttgagtactcattttagttccctgaaatatcatttatacggggctaagtattttaaggataaaatatattgaagggtgtaacggtaaactAATCCCTAtactatgtagatcatctatagatgatcattgattattgggattataacgatggataactgatagcgtatctatatggtggaacatatagagcgttctatatagctgagagtgcaattccaagttttatgcgtggatgcaacaaggaattaataagtcagtgaatttacttggtaagttcttggtctgcttattggaagcttggataTATAGGCAGATGGTCCCCATACTCGTTAagataatactacttgtaagactcaattaattgattttgattaaccaattataattctaaaattagactatgtctagtttgtgaattttcactaagcaggggctaaattgtgaagaaagagtttctagggcttatttgttaattaagagactttggttagtctaattaataaatatattaaatgacaatatctatatctattctatataaagtgtgcctatataacagaattcttgatttatgagaaatttatgggtgactttttatttatattaaaaataaaataatttattaataaaaataaaataatttatgagaaattcatgagttacttttttatttatatataataaaataaatcccattaaaaatctaaaaaaaaatacaacaccAACACAACCAATATTCTAATAAATCTGCTTATGACTTTACGAAACTGACCTACCAAGCAAAGCAGAAGAGAACAAAAAAAGGAAATAATACTTTGGCCATGAATGGTTGTAGTAGTAGAAGAAGTAGTAAGATATTCAAAGCTCTCTTCTTTTTAATACCACTTAGTGTCTTTTACTTCTTTTATCTCTGTAAGTGTCGTGTTTTTGTGTGGCAAATTAGATATTACTGTTGTTTGGTAATTCTGAAACTGCATTTGCTTTTCTAACATCTTATCTGT from Cannabis sativa cultivar Pink pepper isolate KNU-18-1 chromosome 2, ASM2916894v1, whole genome shotgun sequence encodes:
- the LOC133035017 gene encoding protein CONSERVED ONLY IN THE GREEN LINEAGE 160, chloroplastic-like isoform X1 translates to MFYAPWYGTSCLNSRSLTMAVLKYCITVTLSATPISPDSANPAVPDPRQTKVNLPNKKAVKWSTGMAPGEYGGPPTSTKLRKYGGGEGEDPITSDEFIWNKDFMSRMNKLFDDSASPPQQPPVKIYLRSPMINLRS
- the LOC133035017 gene encoding protein CONSERVED ONLY IN THE GREEN LINEAGE 160, chloroplastic-like isoform X2 — protein: MAVLKYCITVTLSATPISPDSANPAVPDPRQTKVNLPNKKAVKWSTGMAPGEYGGPPTSTKLRKYGGGEGEDPITSDEFIWNKDFMSRMNKLFDDSASPPQQPPVKIYLRSPMINLRS